Sequence from the Fulvivirga ligni genome:
GTGCTTACGGAAGAGATTTATTACAAAGTGGTGGCTATTGACGCAAATTTTAATCACTCTGATTTTTCCAATCCTATAAAATTAATGAAGCCGGATGTGGTGCCTCCGGTAGCTCCTGTTTTTACTAATTACAAGGTTTCAGAAAAGGGCATTTCTCTCACCTGGGCTCAAAGCTCTAGTGCCGATGTGAATAATCATATGCTTTATCGGAAATTATCAGATACCGATGCCTGGCAAGTGGTTTTTAAAACTGATTCAATAAAGCGCTACCAGAGTTATTTAGATACTAACCTTACTTTAAACGAATCTTACAACTATAAAATAATAGCTGTTGATGACGCTGGCTTAAGCTCAGATGTTTCTTATGAACTCACCTTGCGGGCCATAGATTTTAAAGAGCGGCCAGCAGTGAAGAAATTCAATGCTAAACTTTCAGGTAAAGAAACTAAGCAGGTAGATTTATCCTGGGCATATCCGGTAGAAGGAGATTTTTATTTTAGGATTTACAGAGCCGTAGATGGAGGCGGATTTTCTCCTCTGGATAAAATTCAGAAAGGTCAATTGTCTTTTAAAGATCAGGAGGTGAGGGCTAATAAAAAGTATGAATATGCCATTAAAGTGGTTTATAAAGATGGCAAAGAAAGTGGCTTCGGTCCTATTGCATCGGTCACCATAAATTAGTGTGTAAAGCTCAGATTTTTCATATCATAATAATGTTGGGCGAAAACGGATTTTTTTGAATCTGAATTGCCAATTATCTCACTTTAATTAAAAGTATTTCAATTTTGTGGTAACTCTTTGGTATAATCAATAATTTTGGCTCGTTTTTAAAATAAAAGAAAAATGAGTGAATCACTAACCGTTCAATTGTCTGATAGAATTGCCAACATGGAGGAATCCGCCACACTTGCCATGGCTGCGAAAGCCAGGGAGTTTAAGGCAAAAGGGATTAATGTTATTAGCCTAAGCTTAGGTGAGCCCGATTTTAAGACTCCCAAGCATATTCAAGAGGGAGCCAAACAGGCAATTGATGAAGGTAAGTACTTCGCTTATCCTCCAGTGCCTGGTTATCAGGATTTAAGAGAGGCCATTGCTAAAAAATTCAACGACGAAAATAATATACCTTACAAAGCTGAGAATGTGGTAGTTTCTAACGGAGCGAAGCAGTCTATTGCTAATGTAATGTTCTCATTACTAAATCCTGGTGATGAAGTAATCGTTTATTCTCCTTACTGGGTGAGCTACTCTGCCCTTATCCAATTGGCAGAAGGTACTCCGGTATTCATTACAGGAGGTTTAGAAAATGATTTTAAAGCTACTGCAGAGCAGCTTAAGAATGCTATCACTGATAGAACTAAAGCTATTATCTTCTCTTCTCCATGTAACCCAACAGGTTCTGTGTTTACGAAAGAGGAATTAGAAGCTATTGCTGAGGTAGTTTTAGCTCATGATAGCCTTATGGTGATCTCAGATGAGATCTATGAGCATATCAACTATACCGGCGAGCAGGTGAGCATCGGTTCATTACCAGGTATGGTTGATAGAACTATCACCGTAAATGGTTTCGCTAAAGGTTTTGCTATGACTGGCTGGAGAGTAGGTTATATAGGAGCTCCTTTATGGGTGGCTAAAGCATGCACTAAAATGCAGGGGCAGGTAACTTCAGCTAACTGTTCTATTGCTCAGAGAGCAGCGTTAACAGCTCTTACTTCAGATCTAGGACCTACCTATGAAATGAAGAAGGCTTATGAAGAAAGAAGACAGCTGGTTTATGATCTATTATCAGAAATTCCAGGTGTGAAATTGAATATGCCTAAAGGTGCCTTCTATTTCTTCCCAGACGTAAGCAGCTATTTCGGTAAGTCTACTGACGGTTATGAAATTAAAGATGCTTCTGACCTATGTTTATACATTTTAGAGAAAGCTCACGTTTCATTAGTTACTGGTGAAGCTTTTGGAGCTCCTGAGTGTATAAGATTATCTTATGCAGCTTCAGAAACAGAGCTTAAAGAGGCTATCAGCAAGATTAAAGAAGTATTGAGCTTATTATCATAACATGTCGTACCGTTCAGTTGAGGAAATATTTGAGGCGTTTGATGATCTGAAAGTTTTAATTGTAGGAGATGTAATGGTGGATGCCTACATCTGGGGTGTGGTGGAGAGAATATCTCCGGAAGCTCCTGTTCCTGTGGTAAGAACAACTAAGAGAGATTTTCGACTGGGCGGTGCTGCAAACGTAGCGCTAAATGTACAATCACTTGGCGCTACTCCATTGCTTTGCGCTGTAGTTGGTGACGATGACAGCGGTAAGCGATTTATTGATAGACTTTCAGAAAAAGATATATCTTCAGAAGGCATAGTGGTAAGCGCTGAGCGCCCTACCACTGTGAAAACCAGAGTCATGACCTCTCATCAGCACGTGGTGAGGGTAGATGAAGAAACGGATGTGCTTCTTTCTAAGCAGGAGGAGGCCGCTGTTTACAAAAAAATACAGCAGCTGATGGATCAGGCTGATGTGGTTATTTTTGAAGATTATGATAAAGGCGTTTTAAGTAAAGGCCTAATCAAAGACGTGGTAGACCTGGCTCAGAAAAAGGGCATTCCTACCGTAGTAGATCCTAAAAAACGAAATTTCCTTCACTATAAACATGTCACTTTCTTTAAGCCTAATTTAAAAGAACTCAAAGAGGGTTTAAAATTAGATTTTGATAAAAGTGATCAAAAGGCCATTGAAGAAGCAGTGGCTGTCCTATCTAAAAAGCTGGAAAGTAAAGGTAGTCTTATAACGCTTTCAGAAAGAGGCGTTTATGTAGATTACAAAGGTGAGAATCATCTGGTGCCAGCGCACATGAGAGAAATATCTGATGTTTCAGGTGCGGGTGATACTGTGATCAGCATTGCTGCACTTTGCGTAGCTCTTGATCTGCCTCCTTTTATGATCGCAGCCTTATCTAATCTTGGTGGTGGTCTGGTGTGTGAGTATGTTGGCGTGGTGCCAATCAATAAACAATCTCTTCTAAAAGAAGCTGTAAAACAGAATTGGATTTAAGCTTCCGCTCAAAACAAAAATCCTTATAAACGAAAAAAACATCCAAAAGCACCTGGGCCTAGGGATGTTTTTCGTGTCTATAGTTGGCTTTAATTGATACGAAGTACGCCCTATTCTTTTAGAAAATAAATATGTGCTCGGTGGAGTTGTTTAGGCTACGATGAGTAGCCATATATGCCGATTAATAATCGAATTGATCAGGAAGTTCGCCTTGTTCTTTTAGGTCAGTCATGATCTCTTTATCAAGCGGCGTATCCTTTATTACGTTGTAGTTGTCCCAGAATTCTCTATTGTATTTTTCATCCTGGTACTGTAAGCCATATCTGCGCATTTTGCGCGTATTGCCTATTCTGTTGTCGGTGTTGCTGTGAATTTTATTTATCAGCAGCTCTTGATATAACTCCGTTTCAAACTTGAGTTTATCATCTTTTACAGCATACCAGTTTACTTTTGAAACCAGCTTCATATAGTTCAGATAGAATTTGCCATCATACTCTTTAAAATCAATGGTCTTCTTATCGCTAATGTACTTGCTGTAAGCCTGGTTTTTCTTTCTAACCACATAGTCATTGGGGTATTTTCTGTCTAGCTCAAGCCTAATGATGGCGTAGGTTTTAGTATCTATATAAAGTTTCAATTTGTAGTCAGACTGTGAAGCTACCACAAAAACCCTGTGTCCGTTATAGAAGGTAATTCGGATTCGCTCAAAAGTATCGTAAAACTTATCTTCATCCTCTTCATTGCCATGGAAAAGCCTGTATCTCACATCGTTATGAAGTAGCAAATCTTCCAGCAGGTTGTTCTGGTCAAAATAATTGGTGAATTTATGGTTGTATCCTAAGCTTTTTCTTACTTCTACCAGGGCTACTCTTTCCCTTAGTCTATTCTTGTTTCTAGGCTCATGATAATCTTCATCATAGATTTTAACAGCCGCTTCTAATAAAGAATAATAAGTGCCGCCAATCTTTTTAAGATCTCTGTAAAATCCATCAAGCAAGAAAGGAGTGTTAGGGTAATTCTGATCAATTCTATTTACGGCTATACTCACAATATCACCTCCGCTCAGGCTGTCTTGTATAACCACCTCATCAAGTAACTGAACTGCCTTTTTTAGCTTAAAAATAATGGTATCCTGATTAGGAAGGCTTCTAATGTTAGTCTCTATATTTTCATAGCCTAACATTTTGATAACCAATAGCTTGTTTCTATATTCTGGTGGTATGTGGAAATCGAATTCACCCAGGGAATTAGATACTGTACCTATGGCTTCTCCTTTTACTCCAATAGAGGCAAAAATCAAAGGTTCACTAGTCTCTTGATCTACGATTTTACCTGATATGGTTATAGTAGCTTGTGCCCAAGCGAATAAAGGAGTAATTAAAAATAAAAGTATAAAACCAAACAGGCGCATAGGATTGGTGTTAGCAATATTAATTAAAGCCACAAATGCCAAATATGTAAACGAAACCCCAATTTGTCAATATTTACTGATCATATATTAAGGGAAAATGCAGGTGATGCAAGGTTTTGTTTATAAATGACTTATTTTGGAAAACGATGGAACTGGATAAAGTTATATCTTTGAATCAAACTTTCGGCCTTAATAACTGATTATTATTGCAACAAAATTACTCTGGCTTGAAAATAATTGAAAAAATACCGAGGATATGGAAAATAGCATACCTGCTCATTTGCGCATGGTACGCTATAAACTATACTTTAGGTTCAATAATGAAATGGCAAATTTTACAGCCCTATAATAAGGCGGTGCTGTGGAATGGTTTTTACCTGTTTGAGGCCATATGTATTTTGGTGGCGCTCACCTTCATTTATAGTAATTGGCTTTTAAGGTTTAAGCTGGGTGTGCAGATAGCCGGTCATATCGGCGGTCTTTTGACGTACTTCCTCATTATCAGCTACTTGTCATATTATTTCGATTACTATCTGGATGGCAAAGTGTACTTTGATGACTGGAAAGAGTACATGCTGGACCTGCTAAGCTTTGAAGCGATGCGTTTTTATGATCAGTATCTTATCACCGTAGCGGTTTATTATATTATCAGATATTTCGAAAGCCTACAGAGAAAAGATCAGGAGAAAAGTGAGCTGGCTTTAAAAAATAAAGAGATGGAGCTGTCGTTGCTAAAGTCTCAGATTAACCCGCATTTCTTGTTCAACACGCTTAACTCTATCAGTACGCTGGTAGGTACTAATAAAGAGAAAGCAAGAAAAGTGATCTCGCAATTATCTGATCTGTTTAGATATTCACTAGATTCACATTCGGATCAGAATGTAAGGTTGATACATGAGCTCGATTTTATTGAGAATTATATTCGGATTCAGCAGGTAAGATTCGGTGATAGGCTGAGATATGTGACCGATGTAGAGTCTACTTGCTTAAGTGTGGAAATACCACCGATGGTTTTGCAGCCTCTTATCGAAAATTCCGTTAAATACGGTATAGGTCCTAAAGAAGAAGGGGGTACCATCTGGCTAATCGTGAAAAGGACAGAGCATGGTATTTATTTTGAGATTACAGATGATGGGCTGGGTATAAATGCTAAGAAAGTTCTAGATGGAAACTCCACGGGAGTAGGACTTAAAAATTCTGATCGAAGGTTGCAGAGTACCTATGGTAGGTCTGCATGTTTGCATATAAATGCAGGTAAATATGGATACTCAGTAAGTTTTACGCTACCATCTAATTGGGAGGAAATCAAAAATGAGGAAAAACAATTAGAAGCAGTGTAAGCTAAAAATGATTAAATTGAAGAGACTATGAAAATTGAATGTTTAGTTATAGATGACGAAAAGTTAGCCAGGGATTTATTATTGGAATTTCTGGAGCCCTATCCTGAGATAGAGGTTATTGGCGAATGCTCAAAAGGGCAGGAGGCCGTTGAAAAGATAAATAAACTAAAGCCTAAGCTCATATTCCTTGATGTGCAGATGCCTGGAATGAATGGCTTTGATGTATTAGAAGCCATAGATCATAAACCATATGTGATTTTCACCACAGCTTATGATCAATATGCTATTCAGGCTTTTGATAAAAATGCAGTGGATTATGTTTTAAAGCCATTGGATGAAGAGCGTTTTAGCTTAGCTATAAAAAGAGTAACTGACCGCATAGGTACTGATAAGTCCAACGTGGAGGATATTCTAATGAATATTCAGGCTAATAAAAAGGAGGATGAAAAGTTTAGCAGCCACCTTTTTGTGCAGAAATCTGAAAAGCTTTTAAATCTGGATGTAAATGACATTGTTCATCTTGAAGCTTCTGGAGATTACACTATCCTAACTACCAAAAATGATCAATACCTGAGTTCTTCTGGTATTGGTAAGCTGGAGGAAAAGTTAGACCCTAACAAATTCATTAGGATACACCGATCTACAATCATTAACCTGAATTATCTTAAAGAGATTGAGAAGCACTTTAACGGTGGGCTAATTGTGAAAATGGAAAACAGCAAAAGCTTTCCTGTAAGCCGTACTTATGCTAAGCAAATAAGAAAGAAAGTAGTGTAAGGCTAGTGTACTGTTAGCTTACTCTTAATCAATATCGCCTCATCAGGAGTGCAAACTTCTGGTGAGGACATATATTTAATGATATACTTCACTATATCTTCTCCCAAAACAGAGGCATTGAGCTGATTTAAGTTGCTCATAATCACTTGCTTGTCTTCCTCAATATCTTCGCTCATACCCATATAATCAGGAATGCTCCTTTGTATATAAAGCCTTAAGAATCTTATTTCTAAATTATTCTTATCCTCACTTACTGCTTTGTCCATTAAGTGAGCACTTTTCTTTAGGTAATTGTACTTGCTCATAGGGTTCCAACTGTATTTGGCTATTAGCGCATCAGCCACTGCCTCATATGCTTTAATTACTGCGCTACCATCTTTTACGGAAGTAACATAGTTGTAAAACTCCCAACATTTATCAATGTCAAAATCTGAGTAGAATAGATCTTCTCTAATAGTTTGAATCTCTTTTGGTGTGTTTCCAAAGGAGTTGTTGGTCAGACTTATCTGAGCAAAAATGAGCAATATAATGAAGTACTTTTTCAATACCTGTTTATGGTTAGTATGGTTTTAAACGGGATGGAGCCAAAAGGTTGTTTTTTTAACAATTATTTTTACTTCCAGTAACAATTTTAACACCAAAAACGTCCAAAACGCTCCGCTGGCATAAAAAAACTTTGCCATCTGGATTTATTTATTAGATTTGCCAACTATCCTAAAAACTATAAACTCTAAGCATGCAAAAACTTAACGATATTCTTGTTCTTATAGATAGTTATATTGGAAGCGCCTGGTGGTTTCCTTATGCCTTATTAGGAACAGGTCTTTTCTTCACTATTTATCTGGGCTTTCCACAGATTAGATATTTCAGACACGCCTTAAGAATTGTTAGAGGTAAATACGACAAAGACACCGATCAGGGTGATGCTACTCACTTTCAGGCTCTGGCTAC
This genomic interval carries:
- a CDS encoding LytR/AlgR family response regulator transcription factor, encoding MKIECLVIDDEKLARDLLLEFLEPYPEIEVIGECSKGQEAVEKINKLKPKLIFLDVQMPGMNGFDVLEAIDHKPYVIFTTAYDQYAIQAFDKNAVDYVLKPLDEERFSLAIKRVTDRIGTDKSNVEDILMNIQANKKEDEKFSSHLFVQKSEKLLNLDVNDIVHLEASGDYTILTTKNDQYLSSSGIGKLEEKLDPNKFIRIHRSTIINLNYLKEIEKHFNGGLIVKMENSKSFPVSRTYAKQIRKKVV
- a CDS encoding carboxypeptidase-like regulatory domain-containing protein translates to MALINIANTNPMRLFGFILLFLITPLFAWAQATITISGKIVDQETSEPLIFASIGVKGEAIGTVSNSLGEFDFHIPPEYRNKLLVIKMLGYENIETNIRSLPNQDTIIFKLKKAVQLLDEVVIQDSLSGGDIVSIAVNRIDQNYPNTPFLLDGFYRDLKKIGGTYYSLLEAAVKIYDEDYHEPRNKNRLRERVALVEVRKSLGYNHKFTNYFDQNNLLEDLLLHNDVRYRLFHGNEEDEDKFYDTFERIRITFYNGHRVFVVASQSDYKLKLYIDTKTYAIIRLELDRKYPNDYVVRKKNQAYSKYISDKKTIDFKEYDGKFYLNYMKLVSKVNWYAVKDDKLKFETELYQELLINKIHSNTDNRIGNTRKMRRYGLQYQDEKYNREFWDNYNVIKDTPLDKEIMTDLKEQGELPDQFDY
- a CDS encoding sensor histidine kinase — translated: MKIIEKIPRIWKIAYLLICAWYAINYTLGSIMKWQILQPYNKAVLWNGFYLFEAICILVALTFIYSNWLLRFKLGVQIAGHIGGLLTYFLIISYLSYYFDYYLDGKVYFDDWKEYMLDLLSFEAMRFYDQYLITVAVYYIIRYFESLQRKDQEKSELALKNKEMELSLLKSQINPHFLFNTLNSISTLVGTNKEKARKVISQLSDLFRYSLDSHSDQNVRLIHELDFIENYIRIQQVRFGDRLRYVTDVESTCLSVEIPPMVLQPLIENSVKYGIGPKEEGGTIWLIVKRTEHGIYFEITDDGLGINAKKVLDGNSTGVGLKNSDRRLQSTYGRSACLHINAGKYGYSVSFTLPSNWEEIKNEEKQLEAV
- a CDS encoding pyridoxal phosphate-dependent aminotransferase, which translates into the protein MSESLTVQLSDRIANMEESATLAMAAKAREFKAKGINVISLSLGEPDFKTPKHIQEGAKQAIDEGKYFAYPPVPGYQDLREAIAKKFNDENNIPYKAENVVVSNGAKQSIANVMFSLLNPGDEVIVYSPYWVSYSALIQLAEGTPVFITGGLENDFKATAEQLKNAITDRTKAIIFSSPCNPTGSVFTKEELEAIAEVVLAHDSLMVISDEIYEHINYTGEQVSIGSLPGMVDRTITVNGFAKGFAMTGWRVGYIGAPLWVAKACTKMQGQVTSANCSIAQRAALTALTSDLGPTYEMKKAYEERRQLVYDLLSEIPGVKLNMPKGAFYFFPDVSSYFGKSTDGYEIKDASDLCLYILEKAHVSLVTGEAFGAPECIRLSYAASETELKEAISKIKEVLSLLS
- a CDS encoding bifunctional heptose 7-phosphate kinase/heptose 1-phosphate adenyltransferase, with the protein product MSYRSVEEIFEAFDDLKVLIVGDVMVDAYIWGVVERISPEAPVPVVRTTKRDFRLGGAANVALNVQSLGATPLLCAVVGDDDSGKRFIDRLSEKDISSEGIVVSAERPTTVKTRVMTSHQHVVRVDEETDVLLSKQEEAAVYKKIQQLMDQADVVIFEDYDKGVLSKGLIKDVVDLAQKKGIPTVVDPKKRNFLHYKHVTFFKPNLKELKEGLKLDFDKSDQKAIEEAVAVLSKKLESKGSLITLSERGVYVDYKGENHLVPAHMREISDVSGAGDTVISIAALCVALDLPPFMIAALSNLGGGLVCEYVGVVPINKQSLLKEAVKQNWI